A portion of the Lolium rigidum isolate FL_2022 chromosome 1, APGP_CSIRO_Lrig_0.1, whole genome shotgun sequence genome contains these proteins:
- the LOC124650348 gene encoding thiol protease SEN102-like: protein MARALVVTTIVAALVLLLLAAAPAPAIALDFTEKDLASEESLWALYERWRAQHTVSRNLGDKARRFNVFKENVRLIHEFNLGDEPYKLRLNRFGDMTADEFSRAYASSRIAHHRAFLGDRTSGDFMHGAAAASSLPSSVDWRAKGAVTGVKNQGQCGSCWAFSTVAAVEGINAIRTGDLTSLSEQQLVDCDTSDSGCNGGLMDNAFQYIASNGGIASEDAYPYTAQQASTCNTAPPDVVTIDGYQDVPANNEAALQVAVAAQPVSVAIDASGSQFQFYSEGVFAGKCGTVLDHGVAAVGYGVTVDGTKYWIVKNSWGADWGEQGYIRMKRNVKDKKGLCGIAMAASYPVKTSPNAKQGGLLRDEL, encoded by the coding sequence ATGGCGAGAGCGCTCGTGGTGACGACCATCGTGGCCGCGCTGGTCTTGCTGCTGCTGGCCGCGGCGCCAGCGCCAGCGATCGCCCTGGACTTCACCGAGAAGGACCTGGCGTCAGAGGAGTCCCTGTGGGCGCTGTACGAGCGGTGGCGCGCGCAGCACACGGTGTCGCGCAACCTCGGCGACAAGGCGCGCCGCTTCAACGTGTTCAAGGAGAACGTGCGTCTCATCCACGAGTTCAACCTCGGCGACGAGCCCTACAAGCTCCGCCTCAACCGCTTCGGCGACATGACCGCCGACGAGTTCAGCCGCGCCTACGCCTCCTCCCGCATCGCGCACCACCGCGCGTTCCTCGGGGACCGTACGAGTGGCGACTTCATGCACGGCGCCGCCGCAGCTTCCAGCCTCCCGTCGTCGGTGGACTGGCGTGCGAAGGGCGCGGTGACCGGCGTCAAGAACCAGGGGCAGTGCGGTAGCTGCTGGGCGTTCTCGACGGTCGCGGCGGTGGAGGGCATCAACGCGATCCGCACCGGCGACCTGACGTCGCTgtcggagcagcagctcgtggactGCGACACGTCCGACTCCGGCTGCAACGGCGGCCTCATGGACAACGCCTTCCAGTACATCGCCAGCAACGGCGGGATCGCCTCCGAGGACGCGTACCCCTACACGGCGCAGCAGGCGTCCACCTGCAACACGGCGCCGCCCGACGTGGTCACCATCGACGGGTACCAGGACGTGCCGGCCAACAACGAGGCCGCGCTgcaggtggcggtggcggcgcagccCGTGTCCGTGGCCATCGACGCGAGCGGGTCGCAGTTCCAGTTTTACTCGGAGGGGGTGTTCGCCGGCAAGTGCGGGACTGTGCTAGACCACGGCGTGGCAGCGGTCGGGTATGGTGTCACCGTGGACGGCACCAAGTACTGGATCGTGAAGAACTCATGGGGCGCGGACTGGGGTGAGCAGGGCTACATTCGCATGAAGCGGAACGTCAAAGACAAGAAGGGACTCTGCGGCATCGCCATGGCGGCATCCTACCCCGTCAAGACGTCGCCCAACGCCAAGCAGGGAGGCCTCCTCCGTGATGAGCTCTGA
- the LOC124680305 gene encoding thiol protease SEN102-like has product MARAPVLAAIMAAAALLIVLLAAAAPASAMDFGEHDLASEDSLWALYERWRSRHTVARDLDDKARRFNVFRENVRLIHEFNRGDAPYKLRLNRFGDMTADEFRRAYASSRVAHHRMFRGGRKETAAFTHGAATAVPPSVDWRQKGAVTDVKDQGQCGSCWAFSTIAAVEGINAIKTKNLTALSEQQLVDCDTKTNAGCNGGLMDYAFQYIAKHGGVAAEDAYPYKARQANSCNKKNPAVVTIDGYEDVPRNDEKALQKALANQPVSVAIEASGSHFQFYSEGVFSGKCGTELDHGVAAVGYGATADGTKYWIVKNSWGPEWGEKGYIRMKRDVADKEGLCGIAMEASYPVKTSPNPKHSAGDLHDEL; this is encoded by the coding sequence ATGGCGAGAGCGCCCGTGCTGGCGGCCATCATGGCCGCAGCCGCCCTGCTGATCGTGCTGCTGGCTGCGGCCGCGCCGGCGAGCGCGATGGACTTCGGCGAGCACGACCTGGCGTCGGAGGACTCCCTGTGGGCGCTGTACGAGCGCTGGCGCAGCCGCCACACGGTGGCGCGCGACCTCGACGACAAGGCCCGCCGCTTCAACGTCTTCCGCGAGAACGTGCGCCTCATCCACGAGTTCAACCGCGGCGACGCGCCCTACAAGCTCCGCCTCAACCGCTTCGGCGACATGACCGCCGACGAGTTCCGCCGCGCCTACGCCTCCTCCCGCGTCGCACACCACCGCATGTTCCGTGGCGGCCGAAAGGAGACTGCGGCCTTCACGCACGGCGCCGCTACCGCCGTCCCGCCGTCGGTGGACTGGCGGCAGAAGGGCGCGGTGACGGACGTCAAGGACCAGGGCCAGTGCGGGAGCTGCTGGGCCTTCTCCACGATCGCCGCCGTGGAGGGCATCAACGCGATCAAGACCAAGAACCTCACGGCGCTCTCCGAGCAGCAGCTGGTGGACTGCGACACCAAGACCAACGCCGGCTGCAACGGCGGCCTCATGGACTACGCCTTCCAGTACATCGCCAAGCACGGCGGGGTCGCCGCCGAGGACGCCTACCCCTACAAGGCTCGTCAGGCCAACTCCTGCAACAAGAAGAACCCGGCCGTGGTCACCATCGACGGGTACGAGGACGTGCCCCGCAACGACGAGAAGGCGCTCCAGAAGGCCCTGGCGAACCAGCCCGTGTCCGTGGCCATCGAGGCCAGCGGGTCGCACTTCCAGTTCTACTCCGAGGGGGTCTTCTCCGGCAAGTGCGGCACCGAGCTGGACCACGGTGTGGCCGCCGTCGGCTACGGCGCCACCGCCGATGGCACCAAGTACTGGATCGTCAAGAACTCGTGGGGGCCCGAGTGGGGGGAGAAGGGCTACATCCGCATGAAGCGCGACGTCGCCGACAAGGAGGGGCTCTGCGGCATCGCCATGGAGGCGTCCTACCCCGTCAAGACCTCGCCCAACCCAAAGCATTCCGCCGGTGACCTCCATGACGAGCTCTGA